Proteins encoded within one genomic window of Fragaria vesca subsp. vesca linkage group LG1, FraVesHawaii_1.0, whole genome shotgun sequence:
- the LOC101312963 gene encoding ABC transporter G family member 11-like yields MSMESSSPANIPRWAPSPSPSRSLLSPVEDPRIEASPDHNDYDSAKNGISSSCTSMDKIFPFSIGFNGTTTSTVSVVEKSLEAKGAYVRSRSGTMRVSLTWEDLWIGVSDKKGGQKMILQGLTGFAQPGEVLAIMGPSGCGKTTLLDALAGRLSSSTQQRGKILINGRKVKLAFGTSAYVTQDDTLMTTLTVREVVYYSAQLQLPNSMSKAEKKERAETTIREMGLQACMDTRIGGWSRKGLSGGQKRRVSICIEILTRPRLLFLDEPTSGLDSAASYHVMNRIVKLAHRDGRTIIASIHQPSSEVYELFQNLCLLSSGRTVYFGPASQAEQFFASNGFPCPTLRNPSDHCLRTINKDFDIDIEQGHDGIPSTEEVINTLIRSYESSNTSKQVHHSVAEIFQQKGGALEKGSHANFITQCLVLTRRSFVNMYRDLGYYWLRLAIYIALCLCVGTIFHDIGSTFGSIQARGSMLMFVASFLTFMAIGGFPSFVEDMKIFGRERLNGHYGVAAYVMGNTFSSIPYLLIISLIPGALAYYLVGLQKSLEHFIYFALVLFVCMMLVESLMMIVASIVPDFLMGIITGAGIQGVMMLTGGFFRLPDDLPKPFWRYPMYYIAFHKYAFQGFYKNEFEELTFPNDQGGAPTITGEDILKSIWQVEMGYSKWIDLAILFGMVIVYRFMFLGIIKFSEKVVPMIKAVLVGVPKRSPTVHG; encoded by the exons ATGTCCATGGAGTCTTCTTCTCCAGCTAACATTCCCAGATGGGCACCAAGTCCAAGCCCTTCGAGATCTCTATTATCACCTGTGGAAGACCCCAGGATCGAGGCAAGTCCAGATCATAATGATTATGATTCTGCAAAAAATGGCATATCCTCATCATGTACTAGCATGGATAAGATTTTCCCATTCAGCATTGGATTCAATGGCACTACTACTTCTACTGTTTCTGTGGTTGAAAAATCACTAGAAGCTAAAGGTGCTTATGTTAGAAGCAGAAGTGGTACTATGCGAGTTTCTTTGACATGGGAGGACTTGTGGATTGGAGTAAGTGATAAGAAAGGTGGGCAGAAGATGATTTTGCAGGGGCTTACTGGTTTTGCTCAACCTGGTGAGGTTTTGGCTATTATGGGTCCTTCTGGCTGTGGCAAAACTACCCTTTTGGATGCTTTAGCAG GAAGGCTAAGTTCAAGCACACAGCAAAGGGGCAAGATCCTGATAAATGGCCGCAAAGTAAAACTTGCTTTCGGAACCTCG GCATATGTGACACAAGATGACACGCTAATGACAACCTTAACAGTAAGGGAAGTTGTGTACTACTCGGCACAACTCCAACTGCCGAACTCCATGTCGAAAGCAGAAAAGAAAGAAAGAGCAGAGACCACAATAAGGGAGATGGGTTTGCAAGCTTGCATGGACACAAGAATTGGAGGTTGGAGCAGGAAAGGTCTCAGTGGTGGACAAAAAAGAAGAGTTAGCATATGCATTGAAATCTTGACTCGTCCGAGGCTTCTCTTCCTTGATGAGCCTACTAGTGGGCTAGACAGTGCAGCATCCTACCACGTGATGAACCGCATTGTTAAGCTGGCTCACCGTGATGGAAGGACAATTATTGCATCAATTCATCAACCTAGCAGTGAAGTTTATGAGCTTTTCCAAAACCTCTGCCTTCTCTCATCTGGTAGAACAGTCTATTTTGGCCCTGCTTCACAGGCAGAACAG TTCTTTGCTTCAAATGGCTTCCCTTGTCCAACTCTGAGAAACCCATCGGATCATTGTCTTAGAACAATCAACAAGGACTTTGATATT GACATTGAACAAGGACATGATGGTATACCAAGCACGGAGGAAGTAATCAATACTCTCATAAGATCATACGAGTCTTCAAATACTTCCAAGCAAGTTCACCACAGTGTAGCTGAGATTTTCCAACAG AAAGGTGGAGCTCTAGAGAAGGGAAGCCATGCCAACTTCATAACTCAATGCTTAGTTTTGACAAGGAGATCATTTGTTAACATGTATCGTGATCTAGGCTACTACTGGCTTCGACTTGCAATTTACATCGCCTTGTGCTTATGCGTAGGAACTATTTTTCATGATATCGGCTCCACTTTTGGGTCAATACAG GCTAGAGGATCAATGCTCATGTTTGTAGCATCATTCTTGACATTCATGGCAATAGGTGGATTCCCTTCTTTTGTTGAGGACATGAAG ATCTTCGGGCGAGAAAGACTAAACGGGCACTACGGCGTTGCTGCATATGTGATGGGAAACACATTTTCCTCCATTCCATACTTGCTAATCATATCTTTAATTCCTGGAGCTTTAGCCTATTACCTTGTTGGTCTTCAGAAGAGCTTAGAGCACTTTATCTATTTTGCGTTGGTGCTTTTTGTGTGCATGATGTTGGTTGAGAGCCTAATGATGATTGTAGCGAGCATTGTGCCCGATTTCCTCATGGGGATCATCACTGGTGCTGGGATTCAAGGAGTAATGATGTTGACTGGAGGTTTCTTCCGATTACCGGACGATCTTCCAAAACCCTTCTGGAGATACCCAATGTACTACATTGCATTCCACAAGTATGCATTTCAAGGATTCTACAAGAATGAGTTTGAAGAACTAACATTCCCCAATGACCAAGGAGGGGCACCCACGATTACTGGTGAAGATATATTGAAGAGCATTTGGCAAGTTGAGATGGGCTACTCTAAGTGGATTGATCTTGCTATTTTGTTTGGAATGGTAATTGTTTACAGGTTCATGTTTTTGGGAATCATAAAATTTAGTGAAAAGGTTGTGCCAATGATCAAAGCTGTTCTTGTTGGTGTTCCCAAACGCTCCCCAACAGTTCATGGATAA